The DNA region TATCGCTCCTGCCCTGTGCGTTGATAGCCTGCAGGTTAGCGGTATGTACAGGCCAGAATGCGTATACGAAGCAGTATGCCTGTAAAAAGGGTACGCAGGGCATCCATTTATCGCCCAGCAGTAAATGGATCAGTGGGCTTGCGACCACTGCTATGCCCATACACACGGGGAATATCAGGAAGGAACTGGTAACGATGGATCTTCGCATCATGCTTTTGATCTTGCTGTTATCGCCGTTATGCTTTGAAAGCGCGGGCAGCATAACTCCCTGTATCGAGCCGTTGATATTGTTTATGATTATTTCGGGGAACTGCTTGCCTCGGTTACAGTATCCCAGTTCTTCTTTTGTATATTTTTTGCCTATTACAAGGTTCTGGAGCTCACGGTAGATAACGTCTATCAGGGCGGATACCATAAGTTTCCAGCCAAAGGAGAAAAGAAGTTTTATGCGGTCCCATTCGAGGACACGCTTAGGTCTCCACTTAACTATAAGGAGAAGCAGTATACATACAGATATACGGCTTGAGAGCTGCTGTCCTACCAGTGCCCATACGCCGCAGCCGCATAAAGCCATAACTATACCAACAGTACCCGATATGAAGACCGAACCGATGGTACAGTACATAAGTTCCTTGAAACGCATCTCTCTTGCGACTTTTGCGTTCTGTATCGAGTTGAATGCACCCGGTATCAGTACCAGTGCCAGTACCCTCAGCAGGTTTTTCAGCTGGGGCATATCGTAGAAAGCCGCAACAAAGGGGGCTGTGAAAAACAGTACAATATAAAGTACAATTGCGATAAACAGGCTGACATGGAAAATCGAAGAGTAGTCATTTTCCTTGACATCCTTGCGCTGTATCAGTGCGGTGTTGAGACCGCTCTGTACAAACACCTGTGAAATGCTTATAAATACTGTCAGCAGGGTGATGATACCGTACTGCTTGGGTCCGAGTATCTTGGCGAGTACAAGCTGTACTATAAAGGCTATGCCCTGATAGCCCGCACGTTCAAGAAACTTGAAAAACAGAGATTTGATAACTACTGATTTTTCAGCCTGGCTATTCGGACTTTCAGCCTGATCATTTGAATTATCAGCCCGGTCATTGAGTTCAAGTTCTAATTTATCTTTTTTTAAATCCAAAACGTATTTCTCCTTTTTGCTTCCTTACATATCCCCGATCATCTGAATATGTAGTGGTTTGATCCGGACCAGTTGTAAAGCATTACCCATACAAACCAGTACCATCCCATAATGACAATGAGCGCAGCGTTGACTTTGATCTTGTCCTCGATCTTTTTACGCTTGAACGCATATGTGAACATAGGAACGATCAGTATAGTGAACATATCGCAGTAGAGCGATATTCTTATGCCGTATATCGTTCTGAACAACAGAAGAACGTATGTGTAGAAAGCAAATCCCAGAACGGGCAGTATTCTGATGTTTTTATCATAGTCGGGTTTGATCTTTTTGATGATACGCAGAGGGATCAGCAGAAGCAGGAACCTGTATACCCAGTCAAAGAAAACGTGCTTGTTGAAGCCTCTTATTCGCAGATAAACGGTGGTATCCGAGCTGAATACGGCTTCGATGTTTTTTGCATACTTTTCAGGCAGCAGGGAAAGTGCCAGCAGCAGACGGCTTATGCTTCTCAGGTTTACGATCAGCAGGAGAACGGTCACCACGAAGGCGATCTTTGTTTCCTTATTTTTCTTGCCGTTGAGGAACTGAGCGACAAATATGAAAATAAGCCCGAATACCGCCGAAAAGTGGAATGAGAAAGCCACGATGAAGCACGCGACCATCTTGCGGTATTTCTTTTCTGTCATATATACGTAGAACAGCATGATAAATACTGCCGATACGCTCTGTTTCATAACGTTGAAGGAGTTGTTGTAGAACAGGAACATATAAGCGAGCATCGTCTGCCACATAGGTGTTACAGAACGGTATTTATATGCTATCAGATATATCGGGACTATTACCATCACCTGTGAGGTGAAAAGAAGTGCGCCCGCATCATCGGAGAAGATCGACGATATATATGCAAGCAGGGCATAGCCCACAGGCTCGGTAGTAAGCTCGAAAGTTTCGGAGAAGGTAGACGTATTCGCAAGATCGAAAGTTCTTATGGCATATTCAAGAACGTCTTTACCTACGGTATCCGCACGCATACCGGCAAGAAGCGACGGTATCAACAGTGCGATGAAAGAATAGAATATCGCTAAGCGTTTAGCAATTCGTTTTTCAGTTTTTATATACAGATCAAATTTCTTTTCTGCCTTATAGGTGAAAAAGCACGTAAGAGTGAAGACAGTAAGATATAAAAAAGTACTTGCACTGATACTCATTAGATCTCTCCTATAATATTATTTATCTTAAAACGGTTTTCTGACGTATCCCGACCGCAGATGCATAATGTATCGTCATCTGTGATCGGCATACGTGAAGACCCGATATGGATTTTCACTATTTATAATGACTTTTGCCGTGATCGTTCTTACGATCTTTTTATCTTCTTTTTCAGATCGGCTATGAAAGGAAGTAGGTCCTTGACATCATATTTCAGCCTTTCGTACAGGGTAAGCTCGTTGTATACCCCCGATGCTTTCATTCCTTTAAGGTCATTAAGGTGCTGATAGTATATCAGTTCCTTACGTTTTATGATATGTTCGATCTCGCTGTGATATTTGCCTTCGGTGAATTCATCGAATTCTTTCAGCAGACCGCAGTGACGGTCGAAGAAGTTCTTTTTCAGCTTTTCGGGGTCAGTCTTTATTGAACCCGAAGCGGAGTTCGGGTTGTTTGTGCGGTAGGCGCTCATAATCTCGTTGAAGTAATGTGCACAGCCGTCATAGGTGGTGACAAGTCTTACTACCAGATCGAGTGATGTGGAGAAATTCAGTATAGGACGCAGATTTTCTGTTCTGCCCACGATAGATGCTGTGGGAGTAAAGTCCAGCATAATAAGTTCGCCTACGGATATATCGGTACCCTCGGGCTTTTCCAGGGCTTTGTACAGCTTTTTGTCGTTCCACATTTTGCGGGGGTAGAAAGTTTTGAGATAATTGTCATCTGTATCCACCACATTTGCGTTATGGAAAGTCATATTACATTCGGGGTGATTTTCAAGATAGTTCACCTGCTTTTGCAGTTTGTTCTCATCACACCAGTAATCGTCACCTTCGCATATAGCGAAATACTTTGTCTGTATAGCGGGTATAACGTACTTCTGAACGATGTTTATGCCCTTGCTGTAACGATTCTCTTCCTGTATGATAGTCTGTATCTTATCGGGATACTTCTGTGCGAACTCTTCAATGATAGCTATCGAGCCATCGGTCGAACAGTCATCATGGACAAGCACCTTATATTCAAAATCTGTTTTTTGTGTGCAGATGCTCCCCAGACATTTTCTAAGCCATTTTTCGTGATTGAAGCTTACAATGCAAACCGTTGCGATGGCAGCCATTTATGCTATCTCTCCTTTTACAATTTATATCCGTCAGCCACGCCTTTGAACATACTTTTCAGCTTATGGAATTTATCGTTCTCGTAAAGCAGTGTCTGTATCATTCTTTTTACAACTCTCACATCAGACTTGATACCCAGCTTGTACTTGCGTTTCAGGTAGATGCTGTTGCGCACCCAGTAGTATTTTCTGAGAGGGGAGTGGTTGAAGATGATGATATTTTTTCCGAAGAATTTTTTTGAAGAGCTTCTTCCGACTTCGTGGAGGAAGCCTGTATAATTGAGTCTTATTATCTTGCAGCCGTTCCTTGTCAGGGCGTAGCAGATATCATAATCCACCATATCGATGAACAGTTTTTCATCAAATCCGCCCACGGATTTGATACACTTAACGTTATTGAACGCCCCTGAGGTTATACAGAAACTGACTTTTTCGTACTCCTGTGTCATACCGAAATCGACTTCAACGCTTCGGTCTTTGTACTTTGAGGTTATTATACCAATGTTATCTTTGGCACGTTTTGCGAACCTGTCGTATGTTTCAATGATATCGGGTTCACATACGGTATCCTGATCGAGGGTCAGCACCCATTCTTCACCAAGTTCGTCAGCTTTATCGATTATCTGGTTCAGGGCTTTTGCAATGCCGTAGTTATCATCGTTCCTCACATAAGTGATATTATCGTATTTTGCCGTAAGTTCTGCTATCTCGTCGATATTTTTTGAACCGTTATCGATGAGTATGAGTTCGTTCACCTGCGGTGCGATAGCCGAGATATTTTCCTCCAGCCTTTTTATATCGGGATTATACAGCACTATCCCTGCGGCATGAGCCATAGTTCAGACCACCCTTTGAAAGATCATTTTTTATATTCTGCGAGGAATCCGTCATAGAATTTTTCGCGCTTTCTGATAAGCTTTTCTCTGCTGAATTCGCAGGACTTTGCAAAATTCTTTTTTGCCAGCTTTTCAAGATCGGTACCAAGTACACGCTGTACCGCTTTTACTACCTCGTCGGTACTGCCTTTTCTGAAAAGACATACTTTCGGGATAAGCTCGGGTATTCCTGCGATGCTTGTTCCTATAACGGGACAGCCGCGGCTCATAGCCTCGATAACGGCTCTGGGCAGACCCTCCTGCTTGCTGGGCTGTACGTAGAGATCAAGCGAATCATAATATTCGGGCATTTTATCTGCCGATAGATTGCCGACGAACTTGACCTTGTCCAGAACTCCAAGTTCCTTTGCAAGGTCGCGGAGAAAATAATCATGCTTCGCACCGTTGTAGCCTCCTGCCAGACGATATTCCACATCGTAGCCCAAATCTGTAAGGGGCTTGATGGCGCGTATAACGTATTCCTGACCCTTATAGCGGGTATCAAGTGCGGCAGCAGTACCAAGCACAAGCTTTTTCTTTGCATCGAAGCTTTTCAGTTTTTCAAGGCGCTTTTCCAGTGTAGCTTTCTGCGGTTCGTCGATAACGACATTTGAACAGCTTACTGTCTTGCCCTTGGTGGGGTAGCGCCTTTGCAGAAACTGACCTGTAACGTAGTAAACGTACTTAGCATCACCGATTATGCTGCGGGTCTTCCAGTACATATAAGGTGCAACTGCTTTGCCCAGCAGACCGTGGTTCCAGTAGCTGTCCCATGAACAGCCGACGCTTTCGACTATATAGGGCTTATTGTACTTTTTGATATACTTTACAGCCAGCTGTGCGATGGAACTCTGTGTTCTCAGCACAAAATAATCGTTCTCTCTTACGCACTTTTCAACTATCTTCTCAGCCGTGGGCTTATTTTTCAGTATAGTCTTCGGGCTTTTAAAGTTCGGCACGCTGATGACTTTTATCTGCGGTGGCACAAGTGTGAATGTCTTGCCCTCCACGGGCTTTGTGCGTATCATGAATGTTATTTCGTCTGCAAGATACGAATATCTCTCGTAAAGTTCATGGTAGGCAAATTCGTAATAATTGCCGTCCTTATCGTAAAACAGAGGTCCATCGTGTATAAAAACCAGTTTCATTTAAAGTAACTCCTTTTTGCGGGGCTTTATTCGGTGAGCATTTTATGCCATGCTTCAAGATTGCGGTCAAAGGAGAAGTTCTCCTCCCATTTTTCCATAGAAGCCCTGCTAAAGTTTTTCCATTTATCTATATCGACTGAAAGCTGCATAACTGCATCTGCCCAGCCTTCGGTATCTTCTTTGTCGTCAACGAGGATACCTGTTTCGTTATTTACGACCACATTGCTGTTGAATCCCACATCGGAAGCGATAGAGGGAAGTCCCGTAGCCATATACTGCACCAGCTTGAATCCGCCTTTGCCCAGTGAACGCTTGATGTTCAGCAGGGGCATTATGCCGATATGGGCTTTAAGCATCTCTGCGGGGACGATATCTCGTGCCCAGAGGATATTTTCTATTTTAAGGTGTTTAGTTTCCGATTCCAGCGGCAGATTGCATATCACCGTCAGTGTGACAGTCTTGCCTGTTTTTTCTTTTACTGCCTTTGCCGCCTTGTCAAGTGCGGGAACAACGTTCCTTATATGCTTCAGTCCCGAAGATGAACCCACCCATAGGATATTCACCTTTTCGCCGTAAGAGGCTTCTCTTTCTCTGTTGACGGTATCCTTGTCCTTAACGGGAAGGTCGCCGTCGGTAGTAGGCAGAAAAGCTGTTATCTCTTTACAGCGGGGGATCAGTTTATTTTTCAGATATTCACTTGTGACGATTATACGGTCGCTGTGCTTCTGCAAAAGCCTTGCTTCGGCTTTTGTGATCTCGTTTATGCCGAAAATATCGTCATCGAAATCCCATATCACCTTTGAATTTTTCAGGATATGCTCGTACATAAGATTTATGGGGAACACGCAAACCTTCGGTACTGCCGCGCGGGATATCACAACGATATCGGGCTTGGCGATCATATCTGCGGCAAAATTGCGGAGATTTCTGAAAAATATCATCAGGTGGTACTGTATCTTGCAGATGAGGGTCGGAGAATTTGAGTATTTTCTGAACATCTTATCTGTGACGGTAAATCTGTTCGTTACTTTGGCGTCCTTTATCTTTTCAGTATACTGCAAGATCCTGTAATAGCTTGCCGCGTGGGTAAAGCCCCTTGTATATACCGAAATTTTTTTCATTTCACCATGCCTCCGATTTTCAGCGCTTTGAGCCTTTGGTGCTCTGGCGCTTTCTCATGCTTTTTTTATATATTTTCAGCAGTCCCATATTATACATAACGGGACGTATCTTCCGCTTTATCCTGTTTTTAAGCTTAAATGTAGCGGGGAAGTATTTCCTTTGCAGGGCACCCATCGACATATTATCGAGATCGGCGTACATTTCTTCCCTGCGGGGGTTCGGCTTGGCAGAAGTTACCATCATGCCGCCGTTTATCGCGCTGTCTTTATCAAAATCCAGAGGTTCAACGTCCAGATATTTTTTGATCTCTTCAAATGCGGCAGCGGCTTTTTCGTTGTTTACCAGTACCTGTGATACGCCTATGCCGTCGTCCATTCTCGGTGCTGCGCCGCTTACGTACCAGTAATCGCCAGCAGTAAAGCTGCTGCGCCTGTGTTTGCCCTTGGATTTGCAGTCATAGCAGGAGGGTCTTGAGATCATCTCCTTGCTGTAGAACTGGAGCATTGGGTCAACATCATAAGGCTCGTCGTACTCTGTGCCATCGCTGTATACCACCCTCATGGTAGTGCTGCCGTAGCCGTAGGTCTTTTCACGGAACCTGACTTCGCGGATATCCTTGCCGCTTTTCTTTTTGTGCCATGAGAGATATTTCTTCCAGAATTTAGGCGATGGAACACCCTTGCAGATGATATCCATGGTATAGAGATCATCGGGGTCTTCACCCAGATAATTCAGCAGAGCCTCAACCTGACAGGGAGTGCCCGAAAACAGCACTTTTCTGCCGTCACGCAGGAATTCCTTGACCTTTCGGTAATTATGTCCCACTTCACTCTGTACATATTTTGATCTGTTGAATTTTTTGATATCTTTTATATTTTCGATATAGCTGTGTCTTACATTGAAATTATCATCAAATCCCACACCGAAAACGACGCCGCCCTCACTGAGGACATATTTTGCGGCTGCCGCAAAAAATCCGCCCGAAGTAGAGGTCTTGCGGAGTTCCTTGTTCCTGTTTTTTACAAGATATGCTTTGGGCTTGTTAGCAGGTGTATCCTCATTGAGAACGGGACAGACCTTTACACATTTATTACATTCAACGCACAGTACCTCGCAGACCTCGGGGTATAAAAATCCGTCCTTGTCGGGGGTCATTTTTATACAGTCCCTGGGGCAGCTGTTCATACAGGCGCTGCAGCCGCAGCAGTCTTTTTTGACACGCTCTGAAATGTTCATCGTTTGATCCTCCGAACCTGATCGCTCGATCAGTTTTTAAGTGAGTCTGAAAGATAGTTCCAGGAATATTTCCTTAGCTTGTCAATATTTTCAGTCACTTCATCATAGTTAATGCTTTCGGTAATGAACCTGTCCTCCCAGACATCATTCACTACACGGTCTTTCATACCTGCGATGGAAAGCAGAGATTCAAGACGGGAGAATGTATCCTTGCTGCTGTCGGCGCTGTGACGCCTGAACACCATCACATTTTTACGGTAAATAATGGAAAATACTGTGCCGTGATAGGAATCCGTACATACATACTCAGCATTTTTTATAGCGCTTACAAAATGCGAGGGGTCGGGATTATCCACGAACTTCGCATTGAGTTTATTGTCATACTCTGATATCTCGCCGAAGAACGGCATCATAACGATAGGAAGTCCTGTTTTTTCAGCCAGTTTCAGCACACATTCGCGGGGCTCTCTTCTGTTTCCCAAAAAATAGCAGAAGATATATTTGCCTTCGGCTACGGGCTTTTCAGGCTGGATATCATCCCATTCCTCTGCCTTGAAAAGCAGGGTTGGGTCGCAGACCACGGGAACCTTTTGGCCTGTAAGCTGTTTTACGATGACTGCTCCTCTTTTCTCGCGGACAGAGATATGATCGAACTTGCCTAAGAATTTTTTGTAGAAATCTTTAAGCAGCGCGGGAACTTCAGCAACACCGAAGCTTGGTGCATAAGCAACGCGCTTTGTACCGCTGTTCAGCCAGTTGAGGGTATAGAAATCAGAACCGCTGTTTATGGGGTTCCACACCTGATCGCTGCCCAGCACAGCCATGCTGTACTTGCCTGCGGCTTTTTTCAGCTGATCGTACCCTACGTACTTGGGTGAAGCGGTCATATACTTATCAACGAACTTATCGAAGGCTTTGTTTCGCCTGCTGATGAGTTCGCCGTTCTTTTTCTGGAAAAATTTTCTTTTTACAAAAGACCATCTTTCCGCCATGATAGACGGGATAAGCAGCTGTATGAGATACTTGTAGGCTGTCTTTCTGGTCTTTACGTATTTGATATATTCGTTGTCATAACCGAGCTTTGTAACGGCCTTTTGTGTTGCGTATGACTGCAATACGCTTCCAAAATTCCTTATATTCGGGCATACTACAACAGCGACTTTTTTCATATCGTTTCTCCTAGATTAATCATTCATTTTTTGCGCAGTAATTGTCTGCTAGGTGAAATTCCATAATTCACACTCTTTAAATTATACCAAATTTTGATAAAATTTTTCAAGTGGCAAACATTAAAATTCCATGAACTTCAAAAAATAATGAAATCAAAATGTTTTCTTAACATAAAAAACCGGTGCAAAATCACAGCGGACTTGCACCGGATAAATTCGGACTTTAGGAATTGCCGATCTTGAAAACGAACAAAACAGTCTTTATTATAATACCAATATCCACGAAAACAGAGCGTTCTTTTATGTACTTTCTGTCAAGCTCTATCTGCTCTTCTGTTGTAAGTGAGTTCTTTCCGCCAATCTGCCAGTAGCAGGAGAGACCGGGTGTTACCAGGAGCCTGTCATCAGGAAGATTTGCCTGCTCTCTGGGAATAAAGGGTCTGGGTCCTATGATCGACATCTCACCTTTAAGGATATTGATGAGCTGAGGAAGCTCGTCGATAGAGGTCTTTCTGATGATATGACCTATCTTGGTGATGCGGGGATCGTTCTTCATCTTGAAGGTAGCGCCCTTGCATTCGTCCTTGGCGAGAAGTTCCTCAAGCTTTTTATCAGCTTTTTTATACATTGAGCGGAATTTGTAGATCTTGAAGATCTTGCCGTCCTTTCCGACTCTTTCCTGCATATAAAAAGGACTGCCGAAATCATCTATAACGATGAGTACCATAACTACCAGCATAAGAGGTGCCAGCATTATGAGTGCTATCAGGGAAGATGTAACATCAAATGCTCTCTTTATTTTTTCATATACAGGTTTCTTTCTGTAAAGTATGCTGTGTGAAACGGTAATTTCTCTTTCCTGCAGCGCTGTTTCGCTGTAAGATGTCATTTCGATGCTGCCTGCCAGAATGCTTGTATCTGTCTGTGCACTTAAATTCATCATTTCTCTCTCCCCATTCTCAATAATCTCAAGGTTTTCCGCTGGCGTTGAAAGCCATACTTGCGAATGATGTGTTTTTGACATAAGATCCGGAATCTCTTCCGGCTGCCCTGCGCGAATGAAACGACCCCATTATAATATTGAAGTTATATTTATTATATACATATGTATAAATGATGTTCACTTGTTTAAGCCGGACGTCAGCTTAATTAAGCGATGTTTGCGGCCTGCTCGAAGAACAGCAGGTTGCTTTTTGTTAAATATATTATATCACGCATATCTTCAAAAGTCAACACATTTAATCTTTTTCATCACTATAAATAATATACACCGCTTTTTTTTAGTATAATTTCAAAATTATATATATACGTAAATTTGCGGCAATGATTTGTGCATAAATTTAATGAATTTAAAACTAATTTACTTACTACATGGCCGAGATTTATGTGTAAAATACAGAATTTTACATTGTTATTATATTATCATTATTGTTAAATGGGTGACAGGATAATATTATTGCATGGCAGAATGTGGATATTGTATTTTGTTAGTCTTAATTGGTTAAAATTACCGATGCAATTAAACGTGAGTTACTTGACATATCGAACGAAATGCAGTACAATATTGAGTATATAATATATGTGATTTCACTGATTTGTTATGATTCAGGGTGATCCGGAAATTAAAAGGAATATTTATGTAAACGATATCATCACCCCATAATAAAGGTGTACAGATGCTGTGTGGAAATATGGCTGATGGGGCTGATATCGCGTAAAAAGCTTGTTATTGCCACATATTCAACTGAAGATGACAAGCTGAACTGGGGGATATGGAATGAATATAATCTTACTGTCCGGCGGAAGCGGCAAAAGGCTTTGGCCCCTATCGAATGATGTGCAAAGTAAACAATTCATACGACTGTTCAAGAATGATAATGACGAATATGAGTCGATGCTTCAGCGTGTATACCGTCAGATAACATCGGTAAGCGATGCGGGAATAACTATTGCGACATCGCGTTCACAGGTAAGCGCTATCAGAAATCAGCTGAGCGACAAGGTATCTGTATGTATAGAACCCTGCAGACGCGATACTTTTCCTGCCATAGCACTTGCGTCGGCATATCTTCACGATGTGCAGAATGTTGACATGGAAGAATGCGTGATAGTATGTCCTGTTGACCCTTATGTTGACAATAGTTATTATGAGTGTGTAAAATCGCTGGAAGCTCATGTTAAAAAAGGTGATACCAATCTTACTCTTATGGGCATCGAACCTACTTATCCCTCGGATAAGTACGGATACATCATACCCGAGGCGAAGGATACCGTCAGCACTGTAAGGTCTTTCAAGGAGAAGCCCGACAAGGAGACTGCGGCGGGATACCTTAAACAGGGTGCGCTGTGGAATGCGGGCGTATTTGCTTTCAAACTGGGATACCTTATTAATAAGGTACAGGAGATTACAGGATATACCCGTTATGATGAGCTCCTTGAAAATTATGAGACACTGGAAAAGATATCCTTTGACTATGCAGTGGTCGAAAAGGAGAGTTCTATAAAGGTAGTGCGCTATTCGGGCGACTGGAAAGACGTCGGCACATGGAACATGATGGCTGAGGTAATGGCGGACGCTACAAAGGGTGATGTTACCCTGGATGATACCTGTGAGAATACGCAGGTGGTCAATGAACTGGGCATACCCGTGCTGTGTATGGGCTGTCATGATATGGTGATAGCTGTCAGCGGCGACGGTATACTGGTATCGGACAAAGAGCGCAGCGGATATATGAAGCCTTATGTTGAGAAGATAGCGGGAGATGTTCATTTTGCGGAGAAATCCTGGGGAACATACACCGTTATCAATACCGAACCCGAGGCTATGACCGTCAAGATAAAGCTATTTGCGGGAAATAACATGAATTATCACAGCCACAACTACCGCGACGAGGTATGGACAGTGCTTTCGGGCGAGGGCAGAGTGGTCATCGACGATAAGATGATACCCGTGAAGCAGGGCGACACTGTCAGTGCAAAAGCGGGTGTTAAGCATATGATAATCGCTGATACGGATATGAGCATCATCGAGGTACAGATGGGCAAGGAGATCAGCAGGAAAGATAAGATCATATATGAATCCGAGTATGGTAAGGGCAAGAAGAAATGAGCGGCACAGGTGAAAATAATTACGGATGGATATCTACCTTGAGAGGGTTTGCGGCATTGCTTGTGTTTTTTGCTCATCCGCCGATGCCGTGGGCTGACAATTCAGTTGGTTTTGTCATTGGCAGGACGGGTGTTGCGATATTTTTCCTTATTATGGGATATCTGGCGGTACAGGCCAGGCAGAAAAGGACGAGAAAACAGTATCTGTACAACCGCTTTATAAGAATGTACCCTGTTTTCTGGCTGATACTGGTGGCTACATATATCACGAAGGTAGTTCTGGCGAGAGTAGGATTATTCTCGCACATTAAAGACCTTTTGTTCAATATGACGCTGTTCAATAAGTTTTTTGGATCTTCCCCATTAATCGGTACAAGCTGGATGATGCCGATACAGGTCTGCTTCTTTGTGGCGCTGGCTGTTCTTTCGGCGGATTTCTTTGAGTATGCCAGCGAAAAGACCATTGAAAGGTTATTTATTGCAGGAGGCATAGGTGCCGTATTGATCTCGCTGCTGAGATTTATAACCCACAATGACGGTATACCGACTGCTTTTGTACTTCTGATAATGTTTGGTCTGATAGGTATACAGTACAAGGAATACGGCGATATCCGCAGTATT from Ruminococcus albus AD2013 includes:
- a CDS encoding glycosyltransferase family 2 protein, coding for MAHAAGIVLYNPDIKRLEENISAIAPQVNELILIDNGSKNIDEIAELTAKYDNITYVRNDDNYGIAKALNQIIDKADELGEEWVLTLDQDTVCEPDIIETYDRFAKRAKDNIGIITSKYKDRSVEVDFGMTQEYEKVSFCITSGAFNNVKCIKSVGGFDEKLFIDMVDYDICYALTRNGCKIIRLNYTGFLHEVGRSSSKKFFGKNIIIFNHSPLRKYYWVRNSIYLKRKYKLGIKSDVRVVKRMIQTLLYENDKFHKLKSMFKGVADGYKL
- a CDS encoding glycosyltransferase family 4 protein; this translates as MKLVFIHDGPLFYDKDGNYYEFAYHELYERYSYLADEITFMIRTKPVEGKTFTLVPPQIKVISVPNFKSPKTILKNKPTAEKIVEKCVRENDYFVLRTQSSIAQLAVKYIKKYNKPYIVESVGCSWDSYWNHGLLGKAVAPYMYWKTRSIIGDAKYVYYVTGQFLQRRYPTKGKTVSCSNVVIDEPQKATLEKRLEKLKSFDAKKKLVLGTAAALDTRYKGQEYVIRAIKPLTDLGYDVEYRLAGGYNGAKHDYFLRDLAKELGVLDKVKFVGNLSADKMPEYYDSLDLYVQPSKQEGLPRAVIEAMSRGCPVIGTSIAGIPELIPKVCLFRKGSTDEVVKAVQRVLGTDLEKLAKKNFAKSCEFSREKLIRKREKFYDGFLAEYKK
- a CDS encoding glycosyltransferase, which encodes MAAIATVCIVSFNHEKWLRKCLGSICTQKTDFEYKVLVHDDCSTDGSIAIIEEFAQKYPDKIQTIIQEENRYSKGINIVQKYVIPAIQTKYFAICEGDDYWCDENKLQKQVNYLENHPECNMTFHNANVVDTDDNYLKTFYPRKMWNDKKLYKALEKPEGTDISVGELIMLDFTPTASIVGRTENLRPILNFSTSLDLVVRLVTTYDGCAHYFNEIMSAYRTNNPNSASGSIKTDPEKLKKNFFDRHCGLLKEFDEFTEGKYHSEIEHIIKRKELIYYQHLNDLKGMKASGVYNELTLYERLKYDVKDLLPFIADLKKKIKRS
- a CDS encoding Coenzyme F420 hydrogenase/dehydrogenase, beta subunit C-terminal domain, which gives rise to MNISERVKKDCCGCSACMNSCPRDCIKMTPDKDGFLYPEVCEVLCVECNKCVKVCPVLNEDTPANKPKAYLVKNRNKELRKTSTSGGFFAAAAKYVLSEGGVVFGVGFDDNFNVRHSYIENIKDIKKFNRSKYVQSEVGHNYRKVKEFLRDGRKVLFSGTPCQVEALLNYLGEDPDDLYTMDIICKGVPSPKFWKKYLSWHKKKSGKDIREVRFREKTYGYGSTTMRVVYSDGTEYDEPYDVDPMLQFYSKEMISRPSCYDCKSKGKHRRSSFTAGDYWYVSGAAPRMDDGIGVSQVLVNNEKAAAAFEEIKKYLDVEPLDFDKDSAINGGMMVTSAKPNPRREEMYADLDNMSMGALQRKYFPATFKLKNRIKRKIRPVMYNMGLLKIYKKSMRKRQSTKGSKR
- a CDS encoding lipopolysaccharide biosynthesis protein; translated protein: MDLKKDKLELELNDRADNSNDQAESPNSQAEKSVVIKSLFFKFLERAGYQGIAFIVQLVLAKILGPKQYGIITLLTVFISISQVFVQSGLNTALIQRKDVKENDYSSIFHVSLFIAIVLYIVLFFTAPFVAAFYDMPQLKNLLRVLALVLIPGAFNSIQNAKVAREMRFKELMYCTIGSVFISGTVGIVMALCGCGVWALVGQQLSSRISVCILLLLIVKWRPKRVLEWDRIKLLFSFGWKLMVSALIDVIYRELQNLVIGKKYTKEELGYCNRGKQFPEIIINNINGSIQGVMLPALSKHNGDNSKIKSMMRRSIVTSSFLIFPVCMGIAVVASPLIHLLLGDKWMPCVPFLQAYCFVYAFWPVHTANLQAINAQGRSDMFLKLEFIKKSYGICILAITVFVFNTPLAIVLGQCCSTLLSCFVNASPNRKLLNYGYKEQMTDILPSLGIATVMGALVYSITLLHMKDIPTLLIQIPLGVITYVGLAKLFKLECFDYILNMVKKILGKKSISSASLQEIFSARLNKILKRGKRK
- a CDS encoding EpsG family protein: MSISASTFLYLTVFTLTCFFTYKAEKKFDLYIKTEKRIAKRLAIFYSFIALLIPSLLAGMRADTVGKDVLEYAIRTFDLANTSTFSETFELTTEPVGYALLAYISSIFSDDAGALLFTSQVMVIVPIYLIAYKYRSVTPMWQTMLAYMFLFYNNSFNVMKQSVSAVFIMLFYVYMTEKKYRKMVACFIVAFSFHFSAVFGLIFIFVAQFLNGKKNKETKIAFVVTVLLLIVNLRSISRLLLALSLLPEKYAKNIEAVFSSDTTVYLRIRGFNKHVFFDWVYRFLLLLIPLRIIKKIKPDYDKNIRILPVLGFAFYTYVLLLFRTIYGIRISLYCDMFTILIVPMFTYAFKRKKIEDKIKVNAALIVIMGWYWFVWVMLYNWSGSNHYIFR
- a CDS encoding glycosyltransferase, producing MKKISVYTRGFTHAASYYRILQYTEKIKDAKVTNRFTVTDKMFRKYSNSPTLICKIQYHLMIFFRNLRNFAADMIAKPDIVVISRAAVPKVCVFPINLMYEHILKNSKVIWDFDDDIFGINEITKAEARLLQKHSDRIIVTSEYLKNKLIPRCKEITAFLPTTDGDLPVKDKDTVNREREASYGEKVNILWVGSSSGLKHIRNVVPALDKAAKAVKEKTGKTVTLTVICNLPLESETKHLKIENILWARDIVPAEMLKAHIGIMPLLNIKRSLGKGGFKLVQYMATGLPSIASDVGFNSNVVVNNETGILVDDKEDTEGWADAVMQLSVDIDKWKNFSRASMEKWEENFSFDRNLEAWHKMLTE